The genomic stretch ATCTTGCGGCCCCTCGCAGCCGCACCCTGCTGCCCGATGTAACGAGGCGCTAGCGGCGCACCGCTGCGGGCCGGACCCGAGGGCCCGGAGCGGTCGAAGCTGCTATCGTCGCGCACAAACTTCACAACAAAGACAACGATGTGGACTGTAGTCGTGAGCGTGGGTGTCACCCTGCTGGTGGTGCTGCTCGTTGCGAACCTGGGCGCCAGTGAAAAGAAGATCGAACGGCAGATCGATCGCCAGTACGACACGCAGGACCCGCAGTTCCGGCGTGCGCTCGACGTGCTGCTCGGGCCGCCGGTGCTCGAAGGCAACCACGTCGAGGCCCTGATCAACGGCGAACGGATCTACCCCGCGATGCTGCAGGCGATCCGCGAGGCGCGCCACACCATCACCTTCGAGACCTTCATCTACTGGGCCGGCTGCGTCGGGCGCGAGTTCAGCGACGCGCTGATCGAGCGGGCCCGCGCCGGCGTGAAGGTGCACCTGCTGCTCGACTGGGGCGGCAGCCTCAAGATGGACGGCCACTACCTGCGCGAGATGCAGGCCGGCGGCGTCGAGGTCGAGCGTTACCACAAGCCGCATTGGAGCCATTTGCCACGGCTGAACAATCGCACCCACCGCAAGGTGCTGGTGGTCGACGGGCGGCTCGGCTTCACCGGTGGCGTCGGCATTGCCGACCAATGGCAGGGCCATGCGCAAGACGCCGACCACTGGCGCGACACGCACTTCCGCGTCGCGGGCCCGGTGGTGGCCCAGATGCAGGCGGTGTTCATCGACAACTGGATGAAAGCCA from Caldimonas brevitalea encodes the following:
- the cls gene encoding cardiolipin synthase, encoding MWTVVVSVGVTLLVVLLVANLGASEKKIERQIDRQYDTQDPQFRRALDVLLGPPVLEGNHVEALINGERIYPAMLQAIREARHTITFETFIYWAGCVGREFSDALIERARAGVKVHLLLDWGGSLKMDGHYLREMQAGGVEVERYHKPHWSHLPRLNNRTHRKVLVVDGRLGFTGGVGIADQWQGHAQDADHWRDTHFRVAGPVVAQMQAVFIDNWMKATGRVLHGDAYFPALEGAGDMPAQMFSSSPTGGSESMHLMYLMAITSARHSLHLSSSYFVPDTLAVQALVDAARRGVKVRIIVPGCHIDSPLVRRASRSLWGELLAAGVEIAEYQPTMFHCKVLVVDALLVSVGSTNFDNRSFRLNDEANLNVLDRRVAQEQLQVFEQDWQRARPVELAAWQRRPLHEKAVERLAALLRTQL